One genomic window of Aliiroseovarius sp. M344 includes the following:
- a CDS encoding lysophospholipid acyltransferase family protein — MGQNLVNNTESDVVDGGQEPLSHDQYDRSSLSYANSLNNPLQSWIIRVLEWFTGKISILRMVRRLEKRGAPKGQAFWGACFEVMGIAIETPEEQLQNIPDDGPVIVVANHPHGLVDGMVLAELIGRRRNDYRILTRSVLDGLDEVASSYMIPVPFPHEPNAQQKMVVMRAQTMAHLKAGGLITLFPSGVVASSDTLLGPVIEREWNVFTAQLIRRSGAKVVPIFFPGANTRWYQMANYLSATLRQALLLHEIVKSCNRPQRPVIGKVLTDEQLDSVQTNPRGFMAWLRAHTLSLGDGK, encoded by the coding sequence ATGGGACAGAACCTAGTGAACAATACTGAAAGCGATGTGGTCGATGGTGGGCAGGAACCCCTGTCCCACGACCAATATGATCGCAGCAGTCTTAGCTATGCCAACTCTCTGAATAACCCGCTTCAGTCGTGGATAATCCGGGTCTTGGAATGGTTCACGGGCAAGATATCCATCTTGCGCATGGTCCGCCGCCTTGAAAAGCGTGGCGCGCCCAAAGGCCAAGCATTTTGGGGCGCCTGTTTCGAGGTGATGGGTATTGCCATCGAAACGCCGGAAGAGCAGCTTCAAAATATTCCGGACGATGGTCCCGTTATCGTGGTAGCCAACCATCCACACGGTTTGGTGGATGGCATGGTTCTGGCAGAATTGATCGGGCGTCGACGCAACGATTACCGCATTCTGACCCGGTCTGTTCTGGATGGGTTGGATGAGGTTGCATCATCTTACATGATCCCGGTGCCTTTCCCACATGAACCAAACGCGCAACAGAAGATGGTTGTGATGCGGGCCCAAACGATGGCGCATCTTAAGGCGGGCGGCTTGATCACACTTTTCCCGTCCGGTGTTGTCGCGTCATCTGACACGCTTCTGGGGCCGGTGATCGAACGGGAGTGGAATGTATTTACCGCGCAGTTGATCCGCCGGTCAGGCGCAAAGGTCGTGCCGATCTTCTTCCCGGGCGCAAATACACGTTGGTATCAGATGGCCAATTACCTGTCGGCTACCCTGCGGCAGGCATTGCTGCTGCACGAGATCGTAAAAAGCTGCAACCGTCCGCAGCGCCCGGTTATCGGCAAGGTACTGACGGACGAACAATTGGATAGCGTGCAAACCAACCCGCGTGGCTTCATGGCTTGGCTGCGTGCGCACACGCTCTCGCTGGGCGATGGCAAATAG
- a CDS encoding electron transfer flavoprotein subunit alpha/FixB family protein: MAVLLLAEVNNGELAMDATAKAVTAAKALGDVTVLAAGASAAAAGDAAAKIDGVSKVLVAEDASLGHRLAESTAALIVSLAGDYEHIVAPATTDAKNVMPRVAALLDVMVISDASGVVDGNTFERPIYAGNAVQTVKSSDAKKVITFRTSTFDAAGEGGSASVKTISAADNPGLSEWVEDKVAASDRPELTSAGVVVSGGRGVGSEEDFKLIEALADKLGAAVGASRAAVDSGYAPNDWQVGQTGKVVAPDLYIAVGISGAIQHLAGMKDSKIIVAINKDEEAPIFQVADFGLVADLFDAVPALTEKL; this comes from the coding sequence ATGGCTGTTCTTCTTCTCGCAGAAGTCAACAATGGCGAACTGGCGATGGATGCCACCGCCAAAGCTGTCACCGCCGCCAAGGCTTTGGGTGACGTGACTGTTCTGGCCGCTGGCGCATCCGCCGCTGCCGCTGGTGACGCCGCCGCGAAAATCGATGGCGTGTCAAAAGTTCTGGTAGCCGAGGACGCATCGCTGGGTCACCGCCTTGCGGAATCAACTGCGGCGCTGATCGTGTCGCTGGCAGGAGATTACGAGCATATCGTCGCCCCGGCCACCACTGACGCCAAAAACGTCATGCCCCGCGTGGCCGCACTTTTGGACGTTATGGTGATCTCGGACGCGTCCGGCGTTGTCGACGGCAATACGTTCGAGCGTCCAATCTATGCCGGTAACGCTGTTCAGACCGTGAAGTCGTCGGATGCGAAGAAGGTTATCACCTTCCGCACCTCAACGTTTGACGCTGCTGGCGAAGGTGGTTCGGCCTCAGTCAAAACCATTTCAGCTGCCGACAATCCCGGTCTGTCGGAATGGGTTGAAGACAAGGTTGCCGCAAGTGATCGCCCCGAGCTGACATCGGCTGGCGTCGTTGTATCCGGTGGTCGTGGCGTTGGATCCGAAGAGGACTTCAAACTGATCGAAGCACTTGCCGACAAGCTTGGTGCCGCCGTTGGCGCGTCGCGCGCTGCCGTTGACTCGGGCTATGCCCCTAACGACTGGCAGGTGGGTCAGACCGGTAAGGTTGTCGCGCCGGATCTGTACATTGCGGTTGGTATCTCAGGCGCCATCCAACACTTGGCCGGTATGAAGGACTCGAAGATCATCGTTGCAATCAACAAGGACGAAGAAGCACCTATCTTCCAGGTTGCAGATTTCGGACTGGTTGCTGACCTGTTCGATGCCGTCCCGGCGCTGACCGAAAAGCTCTGA
- the rapZ gene encoding RNase adapter RapZ has protein sequence MTDDKTNTGQKVVLVTGPSGAGRTTAIRVLEDIGYEVIDNLPLSLIGRVLSGPALDHPLALGVDVRNRDFSTEMMLQTIEDLREDHTHDVEVLYLDCSRDVLIRRYSETRRRHPLAPAETPDHGITREIELLVPVRGRADVLIDTSELSPHDLKEELMRWLSQSGAENLAVSVHSFSYKRGVPRGLDMVLDARFLRNPHWEPALRLLDGRDAEVADYVSKDERFEEFFTRVSELVEFLIPAYGDEGKSHLAIGFGCTGGQHRSVALTERLAKALAQKGWQVSIRHRELERRAETGQASKQLG, from the coding sequence ATGACAGATGATAAAACCAATACCGGACAGAAAGTTGTTCTGGTCACCGGGCCTTCGGGCGCGGGCCGGACGACAGCAATTCGAGTGCTGGAAGATATCGGATATGAGGTCATCGACAACTTGCCGCTGTCGTTGATCGGTCGGGTCCTGAGCGGACCAGCTTTGGACCATCCTTTGGCGCTGGGCGTCGATGTGCGAAATCGGGATTTTTCGACCGAGATGATGCTGCAGACGATTGAAGATCTGCGCGAAGACCATACGCATGACGTAGAAGTGCTCTATCTGGATTGTTCGCGCGATGTGTTGATCCGTCGCTATTCGGAAACGCGCCGCCGCCACCCGCTGGCACCTGCGGAAACACCTGATCATGGAATCACCCGCGAGATTGAGCTGCTGGTTCCTGTTCGGGGACGCGCGGATGTGCTGATCGACACCTCGGAACTGTCACCGCACGATCTAAAAGAAGAGCTTATGCGATGGCTGTCGCAGTCCGGCGCAGAAAACTTGGCTGTCTCGGTTCATTCGTTTTCATATAAACGTGGCGTGCCGCGGGGGCTCGACATGGTGCTGGACGCACGCTTTCTGCGCAACCCGCATTGGGAGCCGGCGCTGCGTCTGTTGGATGGGCGCGACGCGGAAGTTGCTGACTATGTTTCTAAAGATGAGCGGTTCGAAGAATTTTTCACGCGCGTCTCTGAACTGGTCGAGTTTTTGATCCCAGCATATGGGGACGAGGGGAAATCGCATCTGGCGATTGGGTTTGGCTGTACCGGAGGGCAACACCGTTCTGTTGCCCTAACGGAAAGATTGGCAAAGGCGCTTGCACAGAAGGGCTGGCAAGTGTCAATTAGACATCGGGAATTGGAACGCCGGGCCGAAACGGGGCAGGCGTCAAAGCAGTTGGGGTAA
- a CDS encoding electron transfer flavoprotein subunit beta/FixA family protein: protein MKVLVPVKRVIDYNVKVRVKADGSGVDLANVKMSMNPFDEIAVEEAIRLKEAGKADEIVVVSIGVKQSQETLRTALAMGADRAILVVAAEDVHNDIEPLAVAKILAKVVEEEQPGLVLAGKQAIDNDMNATGQMLSALLGWSQGTFASELDIDGDKAVVTREVDGGLQTIKVNMPSIITVDLRLNEPRYASLPNIMKAKKKPLDEKTAADYGVDVTPRLEIVSTTEPAARAAGIIVGSVDELVEKLKEAGAV, encoded by the coding sequence ATGAAGGTGCTTGTGCCTGTGAAGCGCGTGATCGACTACAACGTGAAAGTTCGTGTGAAAGCGGACGGATCCGGTGTCGATCTTGCAAACGTAAAAATGTCGATGAACCCCTTTGACGAGATTGCCGTCGAAGAGGCTATTCGCCTGAAAGAAGCTGGTAAGGCCGACGAGATTGTCGTCGTGTCGATCGGCGTGAAGCAGTCGCAGGAAACGTTGCGCACGGCTTTGGCGATGGGCGCAGATCGCGCCATTCTGGTGGTCGCGGCTGAAGATGTTCATAACGACATCGAACCGCTGGCGGTTGCGAAGATTCTGGCGAAGGTCGTTGAGGAAGAGCAGCCGGGCCTCGTGCTAGCAGGTAAGCAAGCGATCGACAACGACATGAACGCCACCGGCCAAATGCTGTCGGCACTTCTGGGTTGGTCGCAAGGCACTTTCGCCTCCGAGCTGGACATTGACGGTGACAAAGCCGTCGTGACCCGTGAAGTGGACGGCGGCCTTCAGACCATCAAGGTCAACATGCCGTCGATCATCACTGTCGACCTTCGTTTGAACGAGCCGCGTTATGCGTCGCTGCCAAACATCATGAAGGCGAAGAAAAAGCCGCTGGACGAAAAGACCGCCGCCGATTACGGCGTCGACGTCACGCCGCGCCTTGAGATCGTTTCCACCACCGAGCCCGCAGCCCGTGCCGCCGGCATCATCGTTGGTTCGGTCGACGAATTGGTAGAGAAACTCAAAGAAGCGGGGGCTGTATAA
- a CDS encoding HPr kinase/phosphorylase, whose translation MAEPHSFHATTVAVGNSAAMITGPSGSGKSSLALELIGLGAKLVADDLSRVVAENGVVQVLAPDRLQGVIEARGVGLIHVPWVPSARLQLVIDMSESELERLPRSHRVTTVAGCDIDLVLRVDAPYFTSAIYHLLQGGRYAAPK comes from the coding sequence ATGGCCGAACCGCACAGCTTCCACGCCACCACAGTCGCCGTCGGAAATTCGGCAGCAATGATCACTGGCCCTTCAGGATCAGGGAAGTCGTCTTTGGCATTGGAACTCATCGGACTTGGCGCAAAACTTGTCGCGGATGACCTGAGCAGAGTGGTGGCAGAGAACGGTGTTGTGCAAGTGCTGGCCCCGGATCGTCTGCAAGGTGTGATCGAAGCGCGTGGTGTGGGGCTGATTCACGTGCCCTGGGTGCCCTCTGCCCGGCTACAGCTTGTCATTGATATGTCAGAAAGCGAACTTGAGCGTCTTCCGCGATCACATCGGGTCACAACTGTGGCCGGATGTGATATCGACCTTGTTTTGCGGGTTGACGCGCCCTATTTCACCAGTGCCATATACCATTTGCTGCAGGGCGGCAGGTATGCCGCGCCGAAATAG
- a CDS encoding response regulator transcription factor, with the protein MSRIALVDDDRNILTSVAMTLEAEGFEVETYNDGQSALDAFMQRMPDMAVLDVKMPRMDGMDLLQRLRQKTKTMPVIFLTSKDDEIDEVLGLRMGADDYVTKPFSQRLLVERIRALLRRQEVIAKDDAGDVEESKSLIRGELTMDPLRHAVSWKGKDVSLTVTEFLLLQALAQRPGFVKSRDQLMDVAYDDQVYVDDRTIDSHIKRLRKKMRTADDDFSAIETLYGIGYRYNEE; encoded by the coding sequence ATGTCGAGGATCGCATTGGTGGACGATGACAGGAACATCCTGACATCCGTCGCAATGACACTCGAGGCCGAGGGCTTCGAAGTCGAAACTTACAACGATGGTCAGAGTGCATTGGATGCGTTCATGCAGCGAATGCCGGACATGGCCGTTCTGGACGTTAAAATGCCCCGGATGGATGGCATGGACCTGTTGCAGCGTCTGCGCCAGAAAACCAAAACCATGCCGGTGATTTTTCTCACGTCGAAAGACGATGAGATTGACGAGGTTCTGGGTCTTCGCATGGGCGCCGACGATTACGTGACCAAGCCTTTCAGCCAGCGGCTTCTGGTTGAACGCATCCGCGCGCTTCTGCGGCGGCAAGAAGTGATTGCCAAGGATGACGCGGGCGACGTGGAAGAAAGCAAATCGCTCATTCGCGGAGAATTGACCATGGATCCACTGCGCCATGCCGTGTCCTGGAAGGGCAAGGATGTGTCGCTGACCGTGACCGAATTTCTGCTGCTACAGGCGCTGGCGCAACGACCGGGCTTTGTCAAAAGCCGCGATCAATTGATGGACGTCGCCTATGACGATCAGGTCTATGTCGACGACAGAACCATCGACAGCCACATCAAGCGTCTGCGCAAAAAGATGCGCACCGCGGATGATGATTTCTCGGCGATCGAAACGCTCTATGGCATTGGCTATCGGTATAACGAGGAATAG
- a CDS encoding HPr family phosphocarrier protein, translating into MSTSRDLEIINVKGLHARASAKFVDTVENHDASARVSKDGIDAEGDSIMGLLMLAASQGTKIHVETSGPQAAELMNALNDLIADKFGEGM; encoded by the coding sequence ATGAGCACGAGCCGCGATTTGGAGATCATCAACGTAAAAGGGCTGCACGCGCGTGCATCCGCCAAATTTGTTGATACAGTTGAGAACCACGACGCCTCTGCGCGCGTATCAAAAGATGGGATTGATGCAGAAGGTGACTCGATCATGGGTCTTTTGATGCTGGCCGCTTCGCAGGGCACCAAGATACATGTTGAAACGTCAGGTCCACAAGCCGCCGAGTTGATGAATGCCCTGAACGACCTGATTGCCGATAAGTTCGGAGAAGGCATGTAA
- a CDS encoding twin transmembrane helix small protein, translated as MFDDPLFALVVVACAAVLIILMLGIGSFGVGGKTAHKYSNKMMRWRVAAQAIAIALILLFVWLRGGNG; from the coding sequence ATGTTTGACGATCCTCTTTTTGCCCTTGTTGTCGTGGCTTGCGCCGCGGTTCTGATCATCCTTATGTTGGGCATCGGGTCCTTTGGGGTCGGCGGCAAGACCGCCCACAAGTATTCAAACAAGATGATGCGCTGGCGGGTCGCAGCACAAGCGATTGCGATCGCGCTGATCCTGTTGTTCGTCTGGCTGAGGGGAGGAAACGGCTGA
- a CDS encoding 3-hydroxybutyryl-CoA dehydrogenase, protein MSIETIGIVGAGQMGNGIAHVMALAGYEVRLNDISQDSLDAAMARIAKNMERQVSREVISSDDRDKAMGLISTTMKLPDIGSTDLVIEAATENEALKKKIFDGLLPHLKPDTILTSNTSSISITRLASGTDRPERFMGFHFMNPVPVMQLVELIRGIATDEPTFKACHGVVERLGKTAASAEDFPAFIVNRILMPMINEAVYTLYEGVGSVKSIDTSLKLGANHPMGPLELADFIGLDTCLAIMNVLHEGLADTKYRPCPLLTKYVEAGWLGRKSKRGFYDYRGETPVPTR, encoded by the coding sequence ATGAGCATCGAGACGATTGGCATTGTGGGTGCCGGGCAAATGGGCAACGGAATCGCACATGTGATGGCACTGGCTGGTTACGAAGTCCGCTTGAATGACATCAGTCAGGACAGTCTGGATGCGGCGATGGCCCGGATCGCGAAGAACATGGAACGCCAAGTTTCGCGCGAGGTAATCTCCTCGGATGATCGCGACAAGGCGATGGGTCTCATTTCGACCACCATGAAGTTGCCCGACATAGGATCGACTGATCTTGTCATCGAGGCGGCAACTGAAAACGAAGCCCTGAAAAAGAAGATCTTCGACGGTCTTCTGCCCCACTTGAAGCCGGACACAATCCTGACATCGAACACCTCGTCTATCTCGATCACGCGCCTGGCCAGCGGCACGGATCGCCCGGAACGGTTTATGGGGTTTCACTTTATGAACCCAGTCCCTGTGATGCAGCTTGTTGAACTGATCCGCGGCATTGCTACGGACGAACCGACCTTCAAGGCGTGTCACGGTGTTGTTGAGCGGCTTGGCAAAACGGCCGCCAGCGCCGAAGATTTCCCGGCCTTCATCGTAAATCGCATCCTGATGCCGATGATCAATGAAGCCGTCTATACGCTGTACGAAGGCGTGGGCTCGGTCAAAAGTATCGACACGTCATTGAAACTGGGTGCCAATCATCCAATGGGGCCGCTTGAGCTGGCCGATTTCATCGGGCTGGACACCTGTCTTGCCATTATGAACGTGCTGCACGAGGGACTGGCCGACACGAAATACCGTCCCTGCCCATTGCTGACCAAATATGTGGAAGCCGGTTGGTTGGGTCGCAAATCGAAACGCGGTTTTTATGATTATCGCGGTGAAACTCCTGTGCCAACACGTTAG
- a CDS encoding cob(I)yrinic acid a,c-diamide adenosyltransferase, with protein MVVLNKIYTRTGDKGETALGDGSRVAKHSARVDAYGTVDETNATIGLVRLHAEGDMDAALARIQNDLFDLGADLCRPHMEKDDDAEYPPLRMIDAQVDRLESEIDAMNKVLEPLRSFILPGGSALAAHLHLVRTVSRRAERMATELATQEDVNPAAIKYLNRLSDWCFVAARVANDDGKADVLWVPGANR; from the coding sequence ATGGTTGTCCTGAACAAGATTTATACCCGCACCGGTGATAAAGGTGAGACTGCTTTGGGCGACGGGTCCCGCGTGGCCAAGCATTCCGCCCGTGTGGACGCTTATGGCACAGTCGACGAAACCAACGCCACAATCGGTCTGGTTCGCCTTCACGCAGAAGGTGACATGGACGCAGCCCTTGCGCGCATCCAAAACGATCTGTTCGACCTGGGCGCAGACCTGTGCCGCCCACATATGGAAAAAGACGACGACGCGGAATATCCGCCCCTTCGCATGATCGACGCGCAAGTAGACCGGCTGGAGTCAGAGATTGACGCGATGAACAAAGTGCTGGAACCGCTGCGCAGTTTCATCCTGCCGGGTGGCTCTGCATTGGCGGCGCATTTGCATCTTGTGCGCACCGTCAGCCGCCGCGCTGAGCGGATGGCGACAGAGCTGGCAACACAAGAAGACGTCAATCCCGCAGCGATCAAATACCTGAACCGCCTTTCGGATTGGTGCTTTGTCGCAGCGCGGGTCGCAAATGACGACGGCAAAGCCGATGTGCTGTGGGTGCCGGGGGCCAATCGCTAA
- a CDS encoding SDR family NAD(P)-dependent oxidoreductase translates to MNVSGKSILITGCSSGIGYDAAHTLAKRGWRVFATCRKEADCARLRADGLESFILDHADEASMEAAMAEVLDRTGGTLDALFNNGAFATPGAVEDLPTDALRAIFETNFFGYHHMTRLALPVMRAQGHGRVINNSSVLGFAAMPWRGAYVSTKFALEGLTDTLRLEMRGQPIDIILIEPGPITTKIRENAQPHFERWIDWENSPRRGLYTKLRERLYDDSGTLDTFELPASAVTDKLIHALESSNPKPRYYVTTATRIAGIGRRLLSTRIGDRFTPKG, encoded by the coding sequence ATGAACGTTTCAGGCAAATCCATTCTAATCACCGGCTGCTCGTCAGGCATTGGCTATGATGCAGCGCATACGCTTGCCAAACGTGGCTGGCGTGTCTTTGCAACCTGCCGGAAAGAGGCGGACTGCGCACGTCTGCGCGCGGATGGGTTGGAAAGCTTCATACTGGACCACGCCGACGAAGCCAGCATGGAAGCCGCAATGGCCGAGGTTTTGGATCGCACCGGCGGCACGCTGGATGCCCTGTTCAACAATGGCGCTTTTGCCACGCCGGGCGCGGTGGAAGACCTGCCGACGGATGCATTGCGCGCCATCTTCGAAACCAATTTTTTTGGCTACCATCATATGACGCGCCTCGCCCTTCCGGTCATGCGCGCACAAGGTCATGGCCGGGTCATCAACAACTCTTCGGTGCTGGGATTTGCCGCTATGCCGTGGCGCGGCGCGTATGTGTCCACAAAGTTCGCGTTGGAAGGGTTAACCGATACCCTGCGGCTTGAGATGCGCGGACAGCCAATTGATATCATTCTGATCGAGCCGGGTCCGATCACCACCAAGATCCGTGAAAACGCACAGCCGCATTTCGAACGCTGGATTGATTGGGAAAACAGCCCACGGCGCGGGCTTTACACGAAGCTGCGCGAACGGCTTTATGATGACAGCGGCACACTGGACACGTTCGAACTGCCCGCTTCAGCCGTGACCGACAAGCTGATCCACGCACTGGAAAGCAGCAACCCAAAGCCGCGCTACTACGTCACAACAGCCACCCGCATCGCCGGGATAGGACGCAGGCTGTTGTCGACGCGCATCGGCGACCGATTTACGCCAAAGGGTTAG
- a CDS encoding DUF6473 family protein, with protein MAYDTLGKGPLNYQLCRYGTSKILFRGPKKKLAAPFIAVLGGTETYGKYVEHPYPDLLQLTLGTQVANFGCQNAGVDAFLHDHGVQTLSNKAKVTVLQVLGAHNMSNRYYAVHPRRNDRFLRASNQLKELFGEIDFTEFNFTRHLLTALHDTSADRFALVVKELRTAWVARMKLLISKLDSDILLLWLADHRIRDGGLGGIHGTDPLFVDQQMMQEIAPFVREVVEIVPTEQELKDGRQGLVYADMEEGATRDMLGTFAHRRASLVLHDAVDRIL; from the coding sequence ATGGCTTACGACACCTTGGGCAAGGGCCCCTTGAACTATCAATTGTGCCGATATGGCACGTCGAAAATCTTGTTTCGTGGTCCCAAAAAGAAACTAGCTGCACCCTTCATTGCGGTGTTGGGTGGGACTGAAACTTATGGCAAGTACGTTGAACACCCCTATCCCGACTTGTTGCAATTGACCTTGGGAACGCAAGTGGCCAATTTTGGCTGCCAGAATGCCGGTGTGGATGCATTTCTGCATGATCACGGGGTCCAAACCCTTAGCAACAAAGCCAAAGTAACGGTCCTTCAGGTACTGGGCGCGCATAACATGTCGAACCGGTATTATGCTGTCCATCCCCGGCGCAATGACAGGTTTCTGCGCGCCTCGAACCAGTTGAAAGAGCTGTTTGGCGAGATTGATTTTACAGAGTTCAATTTTACGCGTCATCTTCTGACCGCACTGCATGACACATCAGCAGACCGATTTGCTTTGGTCGTCAAAGAATTACGCACCGCGTGGGTCGCGCGGATGAAGCTTCTGATCTCAAAACTCGACAGCGACATCTTATTGCTTTGGCTTGCTGATCACCGGATCAGGGATGGGGGCTTAGGTGGCATTCACGGCACCGACCCCCTGTTTGTCGATCAGCAGATGATGCAAGAAATTGCGCCGTTCGTACGGGAAGTGGTTGAAATTGTACCAACTGAGCAAGAGTTGAAGGACGGACGGCAAGGGCTGGTTTATGCTGATATGGAAGAAGGCGCCACGCGCGATATGCTTGGAACCTTTGCCCACCGCAGGGCCAGCCTGGTCCTTCATGATGCAGTGGATCGCATTCTCTGA
- a CDS encoding PTS sugar transporter subunit IIA: MIGIVIVAHGGLAREYLAAVEHVVGKQPGVRAISTAAECDRDDKRDEISDAADAVDQGDGVVVVVDMFGGSPANLSLPACSKADRKILYGANLPMLVKLAKTRHLPIDMSTSKALAAGRKYIDCIDGIQEA, translated from the coding sequence GTGATCGGTATCGTGATCGTCGCGCATGGCGGGCTTGCTAGGGAATATCTGGCCGCTGTCGAACATGTCGTCGGCAAGCAACCGGGTGTGCGCGCCATATCAACTGCAGCGGAATGTGATCGAGACGACAAGCGCGACGAAATTTCGGATGCAGCAGATGCGGTTGATCAAGGCGACGGCGTGGTGGTGGTCGTCGATATGTTTGGCGGATCGCCTGCCAATCTGTCGCTTCCGGCCTGCAGTAAAGCAGACCGAAAAATCCTATATGGCGCCAACCTTCCCATGCTGGTGAAACTTGCCAAGACACGACATCTTCCGATCGACATGTCTACAAGCAAGGCGCTTGCAGCGGGTCGCAAATACATCGACTGTATTGATGGTATACAGGAGGCGTAA
- a CDS encoding sensor histidine kinase, with the protein MVTKVKDTKATSRSDLVLGEDWVSPSGEMDFELRDKRAQRGLISINRSPLARKIITFNLLGLVVLVAGVLYLNPFRDSLLIQRERGLVVEAELIADVFEAQLEQVSDIQAAATTEADDVLLPEGEVAPELAPPVEQVAPNYAETLSDLQLPVGLEVFVFDAGGALLARSVGVPQAEPTPVDGLRRDVGSTIITDLLNAVWEGISGIIAKGDGQSMPLDTEVMARTLYPGAMNGSTRVSNGVDENGGTVFSVATPILQGGVPAGVVAITSATGELDQLVRAEREQLLQMFVIAILVSIGLSLVLASTIANPLSDLAAAAELGRDKDTNSVRTGRVRIPDLTARPDEIGRLSGALRGMVAALYDRIDSNEQFAADVAHEIKNPLASLRSAIGTLRLAKKDEHRGKLLDVIDHDVRRLDRLVSDISNASRLDSELVKEEEEEFNLLKMLHNLTEYLGNEGSDKGVEFITDLPPDPIFIRGLEARLAQVFVNLITNALSFCDEGDAIRVWVRRRENRVLVVIEDTGPGIPEQALSKIFKRFYSERPENQFGNNSGLGLAISKQIVEAHGGVIWAENIRPTDADVTSDPLGARFVVGLPV; encoded by the coding sequence ATGGTGACAAAGGTGAAGGACACCAAAGCCACATCCCGAAGTGATCTTGTTCTGGGCGAAGACTGGGTCTCGCCAAGCGGCGAGATGGACTTTGAACTGCGTGACAAGCGTGCGCAACGGGGTCTGATTTCGATCAATCGGTCGCCACTGGCGCGAAAAATCATCACCTTCAACCTGCTGGGTTTGGTGGTTTTGGTTGCCGGCGTGCTGTATCTGAATCCGTTTCGCGATAGCCTTCTGATCCAGCGGGAACGCGGTCTGGTGGTTGAAGCTGAATTGATCGCGGATGTGTTCGAAGCCCAACTGGAACAAGTCAGCGATATTCAGGCTGCCGCCACCACAGAGGCTGACGACGTGTTGTTGCCTGAGGGCGAAGTCGCGCCAGAACTTGCCCCTCCGGTCGAGCAGGTCGCACCCAACTACGCTGAAACGCTTTCTGATTTGCAGTTGCCAGTCGGGCTAGAGGTCTTCGTTTTCGATGCAGGCGGGGCGTTGCTGGCGCGGTCCGTTGGGGTGCCGCAAGCCGAGCCGACGCCTGTTGATGGGCTAAGGCGCGACGTGGGATCGACGATCATCACCGATCTGTTGAACGCGGTTTGGGAAGGAATTTCCGGCATCATCGCAAAAGGGGATGGTCAATCCATGCCCTTGGACACCGAAGTGATGGCGCGGACGCTGTATCCCGGTGCCATGAACGGCTCGACGCGGGTGTCGAACGGTGTGGACGAAAACGGCGGCACGGTCTTTTCTGTCGCAACACCGATTTTGCAGGGTGGCGTGCCCGCTGGCGTGGTGGCGATCACCAGCGCCACAGGCGAATTGGACCAACTGGTCCGGGCTGAACGCGAGCAGCTTTTGCAGATGTTTGTCATCGCGATCCTTGTTTCGATTGGCTTGAGCCTAGTTTTGGCGTCGACCATTGCTAACCCTTTGTCGGATCTTGCAGCCGCGGCCGAGTTGGGGCGCGATAAAGATACCAACAGCGTGCGCACTGGACGTGTCCGCATTCCCGACCTAACTGCCCGCCCTGATGAAATCGGCCGCCTGTCTGGCGCGCTGCGCGGTATGGTCGCCGCACTGTATGATCGGATCGATTCAAACGAACAGTTTGCGGCGGATGTGGCGCACGAGATCAAAAACCCTTTAGCAAGTTTGCGCTCTGCCATCGGCACACTTCGTCTGGCCAAGAAAGACGAACATCGCGGCAAGCTTCTGGATGTTATTGACCATGACGTGCGCCGGTTGGACCGTCTGGTCAGCGACATTTCAAACGCATCGCGTTTGGACAGCGAGTTGGTGAAGGAGGAAGAGGAAGAGTTCAACCTTCTGAAAATGCTTCACAACCTGACAGAATATCTGGGCAACGAAGGCAGCGACAAGGGCGTTGAGTTCATTACTGATCTGCCACCTGATCCGATTTTCATCCGGGGACTTGAGGCACGGCTAGCGCAGGTTTTTGTGAACCTGATCACCAATGCGCTGAGCTTCTGCGACGAAGGGGACGCCATCCGCGTTTGGGTTCGCCGACGTGAAAACCGCGTATTGGTGGTCATCGAGGATACCGGACCAGGCATTCCCGAGCAGGCATTGAGCAAGATTTTCAAGCGCTTCTATTCAGAACGCCCCGAAAACCAATTTGGCAACAATTCAGGCCTTGGTCTGGCGATCTCAAAACAGATCGTCGAGGCGCATGGTGGCGTGATCTGGGCAGAAAACATCCGCCCGACTGACGCTGATGTGACCTCGGATCCGCTGGGTGCGCGTTTTGTGGTTGGTTTGCCGGTTTGA